In Flavobacteriaceae bacterium, the following proteins share a genomic window:
- a CDS encoding amidohydrolase, with protein MLIYGGTIYTVNNDQTIVEAVAVKGDTILFAGALKEAEKLKGETTELIDLKGKTMTPGLIEGHGHFMGLGYNEISLDLLGTTSYQSIIDAVAKRVETAEPGEWITGRGWHQSKWDSLPENLVKGFQTHFRLSEVSPDNPVYLSHASGHAGFANAKAMEVAGLTGLYKEGLGAYKIEGGEVILDEGGRPTGVFNERAQTLITRHVPDRTAETDRQAFDLAVKASHRNGITSFHDAGIPRRTIEFYDEMQSNDKMDVRIYAMLTGWDKELLNEWYTKGARIDPDHKFTIRSIKLNCDGALGSRGAWLLEPYTDRPDHFGHETLPMEFVRETAYNGLQNGFQVCAHAIGDRANREILDRYELAMNALGGKAEDHRFRIEHAQHLHPDDIPRFAELGVIPAMQAVHMSSDRPWAIDRLGEKRIKEGAYMWQDLLQSGIPIVNGTDVPVEPINPIASFYASISRKTLKGLPEEGYEPEQKMTRTQALRSYTLDAAYGAFEEDIKGSIEVGKLADFTIYNQDLMTVPENQVLDTKVVMTIFDGKVVFEDK; from the coding sequence ATGCTTATCTATGGAGGCACTATTTACACAGTTAATAATGATCAAACTATAGTTGAAGCAGTAGCAGTAAAAGGAGATACTATTCTTTTTGCCGGTGCTTTAAAGGAAGCAGAAAAACTTAAAGGAGAAACTACTGAATTGATAGATTTAAAAGGGAAAACTATGACTCCTGGTCTTATTGAAGGGCATGGTCATTTTATGGGGCTAGGGTATAATGAAATTAGTTTAGACTTGTTGGGAACAACGAGTTATCAATCTATTATTGATGCTGTAGCAAAACGTGTTGAAACAGCAGAGCCGGGTGAATGGATTACAGGTCGTGGATGGCATCAAAGTAAATGGGATTCTTTACCTGAGAATTTGGTAAAAGGATTTCAAACTCATTTTAGATTGAGTGAGGTGTCGCCTGATAATCCAGTATATTTAAGTCATGCTAGTGGGCATGCAGGTTTTGCAAATGCAAAAGCTATGGAAGTTGCAGGTTTAACAGGATTGTATAAAGAAGGCTTAGGAGCTTATAAGATTGAAGGAGGAGAAGTCATTTTAGATGAGGGAGGGCGTCCAACAGGTGTTTTTAACGAGCGAGCGCAAACTTTGATAACAAGACATGTTCCAGATAGAACAGCAGAAACAGATAGACAAGCGTTTGATTTAGCCGTTAAAGCTTCCCATAGAAACGGGATTACAAGTTTTCATGATGCAGGTATTCCTAGGAGAACTATTGAATTTTACGATGAGATGCAGTCTAATGATAAAATGGATGTACGTATCTATGCTATGTTGACAGGGTGGGATAAAGAATTACTGAATGAATGGTATACTAAAGGCGCTAGAATTGATCCAGACCACAAATTTACGATTCGCTCCATAAAGTTGAACTGTGACGGAGCACTAGGTTCGAGGGGGGCATGGTTATTAGAACCCTATACAGATCGCCCAGATCATTTTGGACACGAAACTTTACCAATGGAGTTTGTGAGAGAGACGGCTTATAATGGATTGCAAAATGGATTTCAGGTTTGTGCGCATGCTATAGGAGATAGAGCTAATAGAGAAATTTTAGATCGCTATGAACTAGCAATGAATGCTCTTGGAGGTAAGGCTGAAGATCATAGATTTAGAATAGAACATGCACAGCACCTACATCCTGATGACATTCCACGTTTTGCAGAACTAGGTGTGATTCCTGCTATGCAGGCAGTTCACATGTCGTCTGACCGCCCTTGGGCAATTGATCGCCTTGGTGAGAAACGAATTAAAGAAGGAGCATATATGTGGCAAGATTTATTGCAGAGCGGTATACCGATTGTTAACGGTACTGATGTGCCTGTGGAACCTATTAATCCTATAGCGAGTTTTTATGCAAGTATTAGCCGTAAAACATTAAAAGGACTTCCAGAAGAAGGTTACGAACCAGAACAGAAAATGACTCGGACTCAAGCTTTAAGATCTTATACACTAGATGCAGCCTATGGTGCATTCGAAGAAGATATTAAAGGATCAATAGAGGTAGGGAAACTCGCTGATTTCACTATTTATAATCAAGATTTAATGACAGTTCCAGAAAATCAAGTGCTTGATACAAAAGTAGTGATGACTATTTTCGATGGTAAGGTTGTGTTTGAAGATAAATAA
- the groL gene encoding chaperonin GroEL, whose product MAKDIKFDVEARDGLKRGVDALANAVKVTLGPKGRNVIISKSFGAPQVTKDGVTVAKEVELENELEDMGAQMVKEVASKTNDLAGDGTTTATVLAQAIVKEGLKNVAAGANPMDLKRGIDKAVEAITTDLEKQAKKVGNSSEKIQQVASISANNDNTIGELIAKAFGKVGKEGVITVEEAKGTDTYVDVVEGMQFDRGYLSPYFVTDADKMIADLENPYILLFDKKISNLQEILPILEPVAQSGRPLLIIAEDVEGQALATLVVNKLRGGLKIAAVKAPGFGDRRKAMLEDISILTGGVVISEERGFSLENADLTMLGTAETVTIDKDNTTIVNGSGKATEIKARVNQIKAQIETTTSDYDKEKLQERLAKLAGGVAVLYVGAASEVEMKEKKDRVDDALHATRAAVEEGIVAGGGVALVRAKSVLEKITTDNLDEVTGVQIVARAIEAPLRTIVENAGGEGSVVINKVSEEKGDFGYDAKSETYVNMLKAGIIDPKKVTRIALENAASVAGMILTTECALVDIKEDAPAGASGMPPMGGGMPGMM is encoded by the coding sequence ATGGCAAAAGATATAAAATTTGATGTAGAAGCGCGTGACGGTTTAAAACGTGGTGTAGATGCATTAGCAAATGCAGTAAAAGTAACTTTAGGACCTAAAGGTCGTAATGTAATTATTAGCAAGTCATTTGGAGCACCTCAAGTAACAAAAGATGGTGTTACTGTCGCTAAAGAAGTTGAGCTAGAAAATGAGCTTGAAGATATGGGGGCACAAATGGTAAAAGAAGTTGCTTCAAAAACCAATGACCTAGCTGGAGATGGTACAACAACTGCAACCGTATTAGCACAAGCAATTGTAAAAGAAGGGTTAAAAAATGTTGCTGCAGGTGCAAATCCAATGGATTTAAAGCGTGGTATAGATAAAGCTGTCGAAGCAATTACTACAGATCTTGAGAAGCAAGCAAAGAAAGTTGGAAATTCTTCAGAAAAAATTCAACAAGTAGCATCTATTTCAGCAAACAACGATAATACTATTGGTGAATTAATTGCAAAAGCATTTGGCAAAGTAGGTAAAGAAGGTGTTATTACTGTTGAGGAAGCAAAAGGAACAGACACTTATGTAGATGTTGTTGAAGGAATGCAATTTGACAGAGGGTATTTATCGCCTTATTTTGTGACAGATGCTGATAAAATGATCGCTGATTTAGAAAATCCATACATTTTATTATTCGATAAAAAGATTTCTAATTTACAAGAAATTCTTCCAATATTAGAACCAGTTGCACAATCTGGAAGACCTCTTTTAATAATTGCAGAAGATGTTGAAGGTCAAGCTTTAGCTACTTTAGTAGTTAATAAATTACGTGGCGGTCTTAAAATTGCTGCTGTAAAAGCACCAGGATTTGGAGACAGACGTAAAGCAATGTTAGAAGATATTTCTATCTTAACTGGAGGTGTGGTAATCTCTGAAGAAAGAGGGTTTTCTTTAGAAAATGCAGATTTAACAATGTTAGGAACTGCAGAAACTGTAACTATCGATAAAGATAATACTACTATCGTAAATGGTTCTGGAAAAGCTACAGAAATTAAAGCAAGAGTAAACCAAATTAAAGCACAAATTGAAACGACAACTAGTGATTACGATAAAGAAAAATTACAGGAACGCTTAGCTAAATTAGCTGGTGGTGTTGCTGTACTTTATGTTGGCGCTGCTTCTGAAGTAGAGATGAAAGAAAAGAAAGATCGTGTAGACGACGCTTTACACGCTACTCGAGCTGCTGTTGAAGAAGGTATTGTTGCTGGTGGTGGTGTTGCTTTAGTAAGAGCTAAATCTGTTTTAGAAAAAATAACTACTGATAACCTTGACGAAGTAACTGGTGTACAAATTGTAGCTCGTGCTATTGAAGCACCTTTACGTACTATTGTTGAAAATGCTGGAGGAGAAGGTTCTGTGGTTATTAATAAAGTTTCTGAAGAGAAAGGTGATTTTGGTTATGACGCAAAATCTGAAACTTATGTAAATATGCTAAAAGCTGGTATTATAGATCCTAAAAAAGTAACACGTATTGCATTAGAAAATGCTGCTTCTGTTGCTGGAATGATCTTAACTACAGAATGTGCCTTAGTAGACATTAAAGAAGATGCTCCTGCAGGCGCTAGTGGAATGCCTCCTATGGGTGGTGGAATGCCAGGAATGATGTAA
- a CDS encoding co-chaperone GroES, which produces MGLNIKPLADRVLIEPLQAETTTASGIIIPDNAKEKPQKGNVVAVGNGTKDDPITVKVGDTVLYGKYAGTELKLEGNDYLIMRESDILAIV; this is translated from the coding sequence ATGGGATTAAATATTAAACCATTAGCAGATCGTGTTCTTATAGAGCCACTTCAAGCTGAAACTACAACAGCTTCAGGAATTATCATTCCAGATAATGCCAAAGAAAAACCTCAAAAAGGAAATGTAGTTGCCGTTGGTAACGGTACCAAAGATGATCCTATTACTGTAAAAGTTGGAGATACTGTTTTATATGGCAAATATGCTGGAACAGAGCTCAAACTTGAAGGTAACGATTATTTAATTATGCGTGAGAGCGATATCTTAGCTATCGTATAA
- the secG gene encoding preprotein translocase subunit SecG, producing the protein MSTFTIFLGLIIIVAFLLVVVIMVQNPKGGGLSSSFGGSGGQQLGGVKKTGDFLDKSTWALATLLLALILLSNVAIGGPNGTSESKALDQNATTSQPVSTETTPPPPPTTENN; encoded by the coding sequence ATGAGTACGTTTACAATATTTTTAGGTCTAATCATTATCGTAGCATTTTTACTAGTTGTAGTAATAATGGTACAGAATCCTAAAGGTGGTGGATTATCATCATCATTTGGTGGTAGTGGTGGACAACAATTAGGTGGTGTAAAAAAAACAGGGGATTTTTTAGATAAAAGTACTTGGGCATTAGCTACCTTATTATTAGCATTAATTTTATTATCTAATGTTGCTATTGGTGGCCCAAACGGAACATCAGAATCTAAAGCTTTAGATCAAAATGCGACAACATCACAGCCAGTAAGTACGGAAACGACACCACCTCCGCCTCCAACAACAGAAAACAATTAA